A window of the Lactuca sativa cultivar Salinas chromosome 5, Lsat_Salinas_v11, whole genome shotgun sequence genome harbors these coding sequences:
- the LOC122197926 gene encoding secreted RxLR effector protein 161-like: MDEDGIVIRNKARLVAQDMMKKYGFFDCKPTKTLMSSSTSIGADPNGDDVNAILFQGMMGSLLYLIASRPDIMFPTIFCARYQANPKECHNLTMKMNFRYLKHTTNLGSWYPRDSEFKLVGYTDFDHGRCRIDRKSTSGGAQMLGNRLISWSKKKHTSVACSTAKPEYVAAGRCCAWILWIQNQLLDYGLNFSKTPIFRDNTSTIQVIQNPVQHSKTKHIEIRHHFIRDIV; the protein is encoded by the exons TGGGattgtgataagaaacaaagctagACTTGTGGCTCAAG ATATGATGAAGAAGTATGGATTCTTTGATTGCAAGCCGACAAAGACTCTGATGTCCTCATCAACATCTATTGGCGCTGACCCAAATGGCGATGATGTGAATGCAATCCTGTTTCAAGGAATGATGGGCTCTCTACTCTATCTTATTGCCAGTCGCCCTGACATTATGTTTCCTACTATATTTTGTGCTCGTTATCAAGCCAATCCTAAGGAATGTCATAATCTCACTATGAAAATGAACTTTCGTTACTTAAAGCATACAACCAATCTTGGGTCATGGTACCCTCGTGATTCTGAGTTCAAGCTGGTAGGATACACTGACTTCGATCATGGTAGATGTCGTATCGATCGCAAAAGCACTTCAGGAGGAGCTCAAATGCTTGGAAATAGATTGATAAGTTGGTCCAAAAAAAAGCATACATCGGTGGCTTGTTCTACCGCTAAACCTGAATATGTTGCCGCTGGAAGGTGTTGTGCTTGGATCCTATGGAttcagaatcaactcttagacTATGGTCTAAATTTCTCGAAGACTCCCATTTTCCGTGACAACACCAGTACCATTCAAGTGATACaaaatccagtgcaacattccaagaccaagcacatcGAGATCCGTCATCATTTCATCAGGGACATAGTTTAA
- the LOC111910343 gene encoding trimethyltridecatetraene synthase, whose protein sequence is MDSLSSTSYYTPYAAAWLATVALFLLARRLRRSQNLNPPPGPKPWPIIGNLNLIGTLPHRSIHDLSQQYGEIMQLKFGSFNVVVGSSVEMAKVFLKTMDVNFACRPKTAAGKYTTYNYSDITWSPYGAYWRQARKMCLMELFSVKRLESYEYIRVEETNSLVKSIFESAGEEIPLKDLLSTVSLNVISRMVLGKRYLDEESNSVVSPDEFKKMLDELFLLNGVFNIGDSIPWIDFMDLQGYVKRMKTVSKKFDRFLEHVLDEHNERRKAAGEKFEAKDMVDLLLQLADDPNLDVKLERHGVKAFTQDLLAGGTESSAVTVEWAIAELLKKPEIFQKAIEELDRVIGKDKWVSEKDMPNLPYIEAIAKETMRLHPVAPMLVPRRARENCKVAGYDITEGTRVLVSVWSIGRDPKLWEKPEEFYPERFIGKEIDVKGHDFELLPFGAGRRMCPGYSLGLKVIESTLANLLHGFYWKLPKTMSENDLNMEEIFGLSTPKKIPLLTVAQPRLPVEMYRF, encoded by the exons ATGGACTCACTTTCTTCTACTTCTTACTATACTCCTTACGCCGCAGCATGGCTAGCCACGGTGGCGCTCTTCCTCCTAGCTCGCCGCCTCCGCCGCTCCCAAAATCTCAATCCACCGCCCGGTCCCAAACCTTGGCCTATCATTGGAAACCTCAACCTCATAGGCACCCTCCCTCACCGTTCCATCCATGATCTGTCGCAACAATACGGCGAAATCATGCAACTCAAATTCGGTTCATTCAACGTCGTTGTTGGATCCTCAGTCGAGATGGCGAAGGTTTTCCTCAAAACAATGGATGTCAACTTCGCCTGCCGGCCTAAAACTGCCGCCGGAAAATACACAACCTACAATTACTCTGATATCACCTGGTCTCCTTACGGAGCTTACTGGCGCCAAGCTCGTAAAATGTGTCTAATGGAGCTGTTTAGCGTTAAACGCCTCGAATCATACGAGTACATCCGAGTGGAGGAGACGAATTCACTCGTGAAATCCATTTTTGAATCGGCTGGCGAGGAGATCCCGTTGAAGGATCTACTATCGACGGTGAGCTTGAACGTGATTAGCCGGATGGTTTTGGGGAAAAGGTATTTGGACGAAGAATCGAACTCGGTGGTGAGTCCGGACGAGTTCAAGAAGATGCTGGACGAGTTGTTTCTGTTGAACGGTGTTTTTAACATCGGAGATTCGATTCCGTGGATCGATTTCATGGATTTACAGGGGTATGTGAAGAGGATGAAGACTGTGAGTAAGAAATTCGATCGGTTTCTCGAGCATGTTCTTGACGAGCATAATGAACGGAGGAAGGCCGCCGGAGAGAAATTCGAAGCGAAGGACATGGTTGATTTGCTGTTGCAACTTGCGGATGATCCAAATCTTGATGTTAAACTTGAGCGACATGGCGTCAAAGCTTTTACCCAG GACTTGCTCGCCGGAGGAACCGAAAGCTCCGCCGTAACCGTTGAATGGGCGATTGCCGAACTCCTAAAAAAACCAGAGATCTTCCAGAAGGCAATCGAAGAACTGGATCGGGTGATAGGCAAGGATAAATGGGTGAGCGAGAAGGACATGCCTAACCTACCTTACATCGAGGCAATCGCAAAAGAGACAATGCGGCTACATCCGGTGGCGCCGATGTTGGTTCCGAGAAGAGCTCGTGAAAACTGCAAAGTCGCCGGTTACGACATTACTGAAGGAACTCGAGTGCTGGTTAGCGTTTGGTCAATCGGAAGAGACCCTAAATTGTGGGAGAAACCTGAAGAATTTTATCCAGAAAGGTTCATCGGAAAAGAGATCGATGTTAAGGGTCATGATTTTGAGCTTTTGCCGTTTGGTGCAGGACGAAGGATGTGCCCTGGATATAGTTTAGGGTTGAAAGTGATTGAATCAACGTTGGCTAAtttgcttcatggattttattggAAATTGCCGAAGACAATGAGTGAAAATGATCTGAATATGGAGGAGATATTTGGGTTATCGACTCCCAAGAAGATTCCACTTCTCACGGTGGCTCAGCCGAGGCTTCCAGTTGAGATGTATCGTTTTTAA